A window from Salvia miltiorrhiza cultivar Shanhuang (shh) chromosome 2, IMPLAD_Smil_shh, whole genome shotgun sequence encodes these proteins:
- the LOC131008118 gene encoding uncharacterized protein LOC131008118, with protein sequence MPGEDPQRHLQDFEMACGTVRTASQALGEYIRLLTFPFSLLEGAREWLYDLAVGSIRTWQELQSKFLEKYFPAARIQNLRTRISNIKMGSGEILYEYWGRFKQMLAKCPQNQIPDHDLIRYFVGGLRRQDRQWLHAACGGSILNKSAVEAFKLIADMAEESRDEEGTIVRTTPMQTPSAQDDKLDKLCNMFEKFMTNQGTPNKGIPNIRKPVKACQLCMANSHATDECPQLFEDEELNAIGQQPGENNGGQHQKLFEPYRQQFNNQGWRQHENLRYGNNNFLGPNQGQTSNPPQYSQQPQQARGSSQSELVHQMAQQQVKFQQETEKFIMETRGGMQNVNSQLSHLAQAVARLESKQGELPSQVEVKKVNAMTLRGGNELTEVVKKKDQEEPEINEEVGMGSADEEEFAQEREAKRKATGKGKEKLSRTEPIIPFPGRMAKEQEKEELTELVKIFKKVEVNMPLLVALRSMPRCAKFLKELCTRKVKYTDDAKFQVGESMSAVLQRDMPTKYGDPGMFYIPCMIGTMKVEKAMLDLGASINVMPLSMY encoded by the coding sequence atgcccggagagGACCCTCAAAGGCATCTTCAAGACTTTGAGATGGCATGTGGAACAGTGCGCACCGCTAGTCAAGCCCTTGGCGAGTACATCCGACTCCTCACTTTTCCGTTCTCTCTGTTGGAAGGAGCGAGGGAGTGGCTGTACGATTTGGCCGTAGGGAGCATTCGGACCTGGCAGGAGTTGCAGAGCAAGTTTTTGGAAAAATATTTTCCAGCCGCCCGAATCCAGAACTTGAGGACTCGGATAAGTAACATCAAGATGGGATCGGGAGAAATCCTCTATGAGTACTGGGGAAGGTTCAAGCAGATGttggccaaatgcccacaaaACCAAATACCGGATCATGACCTTATTCGGTATTTCGTGGGGGGACTCCGAAGGCAAGATAGACAATGGTTACATGCTGCATGTGGAGGATCGATCCTAAACAAGTCCGCAGTGGAGGCTTTCAAACTCATAGCCGATATGGCCGAGGAATCGAGAGATGAGGAAGGGACTATAGTCAGAACTACTCCGATGCAAActccttctgcccaagacgaTAAGTTGGACAAGCTGTGCAACATGTTCGAGAAATTCATGACGAACCAGGGAACACCTAATAAAGGGATTCCCAACATTCGGAAACCTGTGAAGGCATGCCAACTTTGCATGGCAAATTCGCATGCAACCgatgaatgtccacaacttttcgAAGATGAAGAGCTTAATGCTATTGGGCAACAGCCAGGAGAAAATAACGGGGGACAACACCAGAAACTCTTTGAGCCTTACAGGCAGCAATTTAACAATCAAGGGTGGAGACAACATGAGAACCTTAGGTACGGCAACAATAACTTTTTGGGGCCAAATCAAGGGCAAACAAGCAATCCACCACAATActcgcaacaacctcaacaggcaagaGGATCCTCCCAGTCAGAACTTGTGCATCAAATGGCCCAACAACAAGTGAAATTCCAGCAAGAGACCGAGAAGTTCATAATGGAGACGAGaggaggaatgcagaatgtgaactcccaactgtcacatcttgcccaagcagTCGCCAGACTTGAAAGCAAACAAGGGGAACTCCCTTCCCAAGTGGAGGTGAAGAAGGTGAATGCTATGACACTCAGAGGAGGAAATGAGTTAACCGAGGTTGTTAAAAAGAAAGACCAAGAAGAGCCAGAGATCAACGAGGAAGTTGGAATGGGATCAGCAGATGAGGAAGAATTTGCCCAAGAAAGAGAGGCCAAAAGAAAGGCAACAGGAAAGGGAAAAGAAAAATTGAGCCGGACTGAGCCCATAATCCCCTTCCCAGGCAGAatggccaaggaacaagagaagGAAGAACTAACCGAACTGGTGAAAATCTTCAAAAAGGTGGAGGTCAATATGCCCCTTTTGGTCGCGCTACGCTCTATGCCCAGATGCGCGAAATTTCTCAAGGAACTCTGCACTCGGAAAGTCAAGTACACTGATGATGCAAAATTTCAAGTGGGCGAGTCCATGTCCGCGGTCTTACAAAGAGATATGCCCACAAAATATGGGGATCCTGGCATGTTTTATATCCCATGTATGATAGGAACCATGAAGGTGGAAAAGGCAATGCTCGACTTGGGGGCATCCATCAACGTTATGCCCTTATCCATGTATTAG